In Pseudomonas sp. MM213, a genomic segment contains:
- a CDS encoding nucleoside hydrolase, whose amino-acid sequence MYRYAQKLHHLLRSLLLLSLITATSAQAADKIDLIIDTDPGADDVVALLFALASPEELNIRALTTVAGNVRLDKTSRNARLAREWAGREDVPVYAGAPKPLMRTPIYAENIHGKEGLSGVTVHEPKQGLAKGNAVNYLIDTLKTAKPHSITIAMLGPQTNLALALIQEPEIVQGIKEVVIMGGAHFNGGNITPVAEFNLFADPQAAEVVLKSGVKLTYLPLDVTHKILTSEARLKQIAALNNNAGKLVGDILNEYVKGDMEHYGLPGGPVHDATVIAYLLKPELFTGRSVNVVVDSREGPTFGQTIVDWYDGLKAPKNAFWVESGDAQGFFDLLTQRLARLK is encoded by the coding sequence ATGTACCGCTATGCTCAGAAACTGCACCATCTGCTCCGGAGTCTGCTGCTTTTGTCCCTGATTACCGCAACAAGCGCCCAGGCGGCGGACAAGATCGACTTGATCATCGACACCGACCCGGGTGCCGACGACGTGGTCGCTTTGCTGTTTGCGCTGGCGTCACCAGAAGAACTGAACATCCGCGCGTTGACCACCGTCGCCGGCAACGTACGTCTGGACAAGACCTCGCGTAATGCGCGGCTGGCCCGCGAGTGGGCGGGGCGCGAGGATGTGCCGGTTTATGCCGGTGCGCCGAAACCGCTGATGCGTACGCCGATTTATGCCGAGAACATTCATGGTAAGGAAGGCCTGTCGGGCGTCACCGTGCATGAGCCGAAGCAAGGTTTGGCAAAGGGTAATGCAGTCAATTACCTGATCGACACCTTGAAAACCGCCAAACCCCACAGCATCACCATCGCTATGCTCGGTCCACAGACCAACCTGGCGCTGGCGCTGATCCAGGAGCCCGAGATCGTTCAGGGCATCAAGGAAGTGGTGATCATGGGCGGTGCTCACTTCAACGGTGGCAACATCACCCCGGTGGCCGAGTTCAATCTGTTCGCCGACCCGCAGGCTGCTGAAGTGGTGCTGAAAAGTGGCGTCAAACTGACCTATCTGCCATTGGACGTGACCCACAAGATCCTCACCAGCGAAGCGCGCCTGAAGCAGATCGCCGCACTGAACAACAATGCCGGCAAGCTGGTGGGCGATATTCTCAACGAGTACGTTAAGGGCGACATGGAGCACTACGGCCTTCCGGGTGGCCCGGTGCATGACGCGACGGTCATTGCCTACCTGCTCAAGCCGGAGCTGTTCACCGGCCGTTCGGTCAATGTGGTGGTTGATAGCCGCGAAGGCCCGACCTTCGGTCAAACCATCGTCGACTGGTATGACGGCCTGAAAGCGCCGAAGAACGCTTTCTGGGTCGAAAGCGGTGATGCCCAGGGCTTCTTCGACCTGCTGACCCAGCGTCTGGCTCGTCTGAAGTAA